A segment of the Terribacillus aidingensis genome:
ATACCAGCTGCTGCGCAACGCTTCCATAAAAATCATCAAAGCACTGCAGATCGAGGGAGGCTGTAATGTACAGCTGGCTTTGGATCCGCATAGCTTCAACTACTACATCATCGAAGTGAATCCGCGTGTAAGCCGATCAAGCGCACTTGCTTCCAAGGCAACAGGTTATCCAATCGCCAAGATGGCCGCAAAAATAGCTGTTGGTTTAACATTGGATGAAATCAAAAACCCTGTAACAGGTACAACGTATGCGTACTTTGAGCCGGCACTAGACTATGTTGTTGCCAAGCTGCCACGTTTCCCATTTGATAAATTTGTCAGCGGAAACCGCAAACTAGGTACGCAAATGAAGGCTACGGGAGAAGTCATGGCAATCGGTCGGAATGTGGAAGAAGCCTTGCTGAAAGGTGTTCGCTCACTCGATAACAAAGCAAACGGTCTTGCATCTATCAGTCTTGACTACATGAGTAATGACGAGATGGAGCATCGACTTGTCAAAGCAGATGATGAACGTCTGTTTGTTCTGGCTGAAGCCTTCCGCCGCGGATACACAATTGAGCAGCTGCATGAACTGACTAAGATTGACCGCTTCTTCCTTTGGAAAATTGAAGCATTGATTGAAATGGAATCAAGTTTGCTGGAACAGCCATGGGAATTGGAATTGTTGAAGGAAGTAAAACAAAAAGGATTTTCTGACCGAGAAATAGCACACTGGTGGAACACAACGGAAGACAAAGTATACGAATTCCGTACTGAAAATGACCTTCAGCCTGTTTACAAAATGGTAGATACGTGTGCCGCGGAATTCGAATCGCAAACACCTTATTTCTACAGCACCTATGAAGAAGAAAATGAATCGATAGCTTCTGAAAAGGAGAAAGTGATTGTGCTCGGTTCCGGACCGATCCGTATCGGACAGGGAATCGAATTCGACTACGCAACAGTCCATAGTGTCCTGGCTATCCGGGAAGCAGGGTATGAAGCAATCATCATCAACAGCAACCCAGAAACCGTTTCGACGGATTTCAGTGTGTCCGATAAGCTGTATTTCGAGCCGCTTACGCTGGAAGATGTCATGCATGTCGTCAACCTGGAAAATCCGCTAGGTGTAATCGTACAGTTCGGCGGTCAGACTGCTATCAACCTGGCAGAAGGGTTGGAACGCCGTGGCGTCAAGGTGCTCGGAACATCTTTGCAGGCAATTGATACAGCAGAAGACCGGGATAAATTTGAAAAACTGCTTGATGAATTGAAGATTGCAAAACCAGATGGAGCATCTATCACAAAGCTTGAGGATGCTGCTGCGACAGCGGAAAAAATCGGTTATCCCGTACTTGTCCGCCCTTCCTATGTGATTGGCGGAAGCAATATGGAGATCGTCTATAATGACGAGGAATTGCAGAATTACATGGAGAAACGTGTACATGTCAGACATGATCATCCTGTACTGATTGACCAATACTTGACCGGTATCGAGGTGGAAGTTGATGCCATCAGCGATGGCGAAACAACGATCATTCCAGGGATCATGGAGCATATCGAACGTGCCGGCGTCCATTCAGGAGATTCCATTGCTGTCTATCCGACACAGACGATAACCGAGGAATGCCGCCAGCAATGCATCGATGCGACAATGCAAATAGCGAAGGCTCTTGGAGTAAAAGGCTTGATCAATATACAGTTTGTTATCCATCAAAACAAAGCCTATGTGTTGGAAGTGAATCCGCGTGCCAGCCGTACCATTCCGTTCCTGTCCAAAATCACACATGTAACGATGGCAAATATCGCAACAAAAGCAATTTTAGGTAAAAAGCTTGCTGACATGGGATATGTTTCCGGATTACTGCCGGAACCAGAGGATGTATATGTGAAAGTACCGGTATTCAGCTTTGAGAAGCTGCGCAGTGTCGATACGCTGCTCGGACCGGAAATGAAATCGACAGGCGAAGCAATCGGGCATGATCGCACACTCGAAAAAGCGCTGTACAAAGGACTGCTTGCTTCCGGTCTATCATTACCGCAAGAAGGAGCTATCTTACTGACTGTAGCGGATAAAGACAAAGAAGAAGCGATGGAAATCGCAAAACTATTCTATGCCCTCGGCTTCCAGCTGTACGCTACCGAAGGAACGAGTGCAGCGGTAGAAGAAGCAGGACTTCCAGTTACAACAGTTGGAAAAGTCGGTGCTTCTGAGCAGAATGTAATCAGCATCATTGAAAATGGGGAAGTACAATTTGTTGTTAACACATTGACTTCCGGCAAACAGCCTAGATCAGACGGCTTCCTTATCCGTCGTGAAGCTGTTGAGCATGGTATCGCCTGTCTGACTAGCCTAGATACAGCCAAAGCGATTGCGACTATCATCGAATCGATGACATTCACTGCTAAGCCTGTAGTAGCAGGAGGTATGCCGTCTTGATTCATGAACATCTTGAGATTATCAGCAGGGAAACAATCGCAAAAGATACAGTAGAAATGACCTTCAAGGGAAAGATGGCGCAGGAGAACATCCTGCCCGGTCAATTCCTTCATTTGCTTGTAGGAGAAGGCAGCAATCATATGCTGCGCCGTCCAATCAGCATCGCTGGTGTGGATAAACAAGATTCCACAATCACGATCATTTTCAAACTGCTTGGAGAAGGAACAAATACGCTGGCCAAAGCAGAGCCGGGAGATAAGCTGGATGCACTTGGACCATGTGGACAAGGTTATCCAGTCGATGATCTTCAAATGGAGCAGGCATTGCTCGTTGGAGGGGGAATCGGTGTACCGCCTCTTTACTATCTAGCAAAGCGTCTGCATGAAAAAGGCATCCAGGTAACGATGGTAGCTGGATTCCAAAACAAACAGCAAGTTTTCTATGAGGAAGCATTCCGTAAACTTGGAGACTATTATCTTGCAACTGATGACGGAAGCGCAGGGGAAAAAGGGTTTGTAACGGATATTATCAAAAAAGAAGAATTCTCTTTCGATCAGTTTTTCACCTGCGGTCCTACAGGCATGCTCAAAGCTGTATCCATTCAGCTTGAGGAGGAAGAAGGTTTCATCTCAATCGAACAGCGGATGGGCTGTGGCATCGGCGCCTGTTTCGCGTGTGTCGTACCAGCACCTGACAGTGAAAGCGGCTATAAGAAAATATGCAAAGACGGACCTGTCTTTCGAGCGAAGGAGGTTGTGCTGGCATGAACTTAAACGTCAATCTTCCAGGCCTGGATATGAAGAATCCTATTTTACCAGCTTCCGGCTGTTTCGGTTTTGGCAAGGAGTATGCCGAGCTTTATGACTTAAACCTCCTCGGCGCGATTACGATAAAAGCAGCAACCGGTTCCGCACGTTACGGAAATAGCACGCCGCGAGTTGCCGAAACGACTGCAGGTATGCTCAATGCCATTGGCTTACAAAACCCAGGTGTGGACCAGATTATGGAGAAAGAACTTCCGTTTTTAGCAGATTTCAATACTCCGATTATCGCTAATGTAGCAGGCAGCACAGTCGAAGAGTATGTAGAAGTAGCACGGAAAATAAGCAAGCACTCCGTGATAAAAGCGATAGAGCTAAATATCTCTTGTCCAAATGTGAAAGAAGGTGGTGTCCAGTTTGGCACAGATCCTGAGCTTGCCAAACTGGTTACAGCTGCTGTGAAAGAAGTAAGTAATGTACCAGTCTACGTGAAGCTTTCACCGAACGTCACCGAAATAACGGTCATAGCTCGCGCAGTGGAAGAAGGAGGGGCAGATGGCCTGTCCTTAATCAATACACTGACAGGTATGCAAATTAACCTAGCAGGCAGGAAGCCATTGCTAGCCAACAAAATAGGCGGGTTGTCCGGTCCAGCCGTAAAGCCAGTAGCAATCCGCATGGTTTACCAAATACGTCAAATGACTAACCTGCCGATTATCGGCATGGGAGGAGTCACAACGGCTGAGGATGTGCTGGAATTCCTTTTAGCAGGTGCATCTGCTGTGGCAGTAGGTACCGCTAATTTCCAGAATCCATTCGTCTGCCCTGAAATCATCCAGAACTTGCCGGATGTCCTGCAAAAGTACGGATTCGCGAGTGCCGAGGACGCAATCGGAAAGGGGCATGAACATGCAGACTCCAATCTATCTCGCGCTTGATTTCCCTACTGGGGAAGAAGCGCTGCATTTCCTTGATCGGCATAGCCTTACTGAGGTTCCAGTTAAAGTCGGAATGGAGCTTTTCTATCGGGAAGGGCCGTCCATCATCCACCGGCTCAAAGAAAATAAGCATCCAATCTTCCTCGATCTAAAGCTGCATGACATACCGAATACAGTCAAAAGTGCCATGCGCAATCTAGCAGGACTTGATGTAGATATACTTAATGTTCATGCGTTAGGCGGAGCAAAGATGATTGAAGACGCAAAAGAAGGTCTGTTGCAGGGAGCAAAAAATGCTGTTCCTAAACTGATAGCTGTGACTATGCTGACATCTATGGATGAAGACACGGTTCAGACCGACCTTAAACAGTCGATGGAACTCGCTGCTTATGCCTTGCATCTTGCGGAATTGTCCAAAGCAGCAGGTGCTGATGGGGTAGTTTGTTCTCCTCATGAGGCGACTAGTATCAAGGCGGCTTGTGGAACAGATTTCCTGACTGTCACGCCAGGAATACGGCTCGCTGGATCCGACCGAAACGATCAGCACCGTATCGCAACACCTGCTGGTGCTAGGAAAATGCAAGCGGACTATCTCGTAATCGGAAGAAGCGTTACAGCAGCATCCAATCCGAAACAAGCATACGAACAAGTAATCGAGGAGTGGAAAAACTATGACAACTACAACTAATATAGCAGAAGCATTGCTATCAATTGATGCGATTCAAATTGATCCAGCCAAAAGTTTTGTATGGGCATCTGGAATCCACTCGCCGATTTACTGTGATAATCGGCTGACACTCGGTCACCCGGAAGTGCGGACGGCAATAGCTCGCCAGTTTCAAGAGAAGTTAGCAGAATTGCCGGAAACAGATATCATAGCAGGCTGTGCGACCGGTGGAATTCCGCATGCTGCATGGCTTGCTGATAAAGCAGCTCTGCCGATGATCTATGTTCGATCCAGCAAAAAAGGTCATGGAAAAGGCAACCAAATCGAAGGAGCAGACGTTGCGGGTAAACATGTAGTCGTTATCGAGGATCTTATTTCAACCGGCGGCTCTGTTATCAACACAGTCCAAGCACTGCAGGATGCAGGGGCAATTGTGACGAAAGTGTTGGCTATCTTCAGCTATAATCTGAAGAAAGCTGATGATAACTTTACCGCTATCGATGTTCCATTTGAGACGCTGACTAATTTTGATTCTTTAGTTGATATTCTTGTAGAAAAAGAGAGGATAACATCTATGGAGAAACAGGAATTATTGGCATGGCGAAATACATTGTAAAGGGTGCTTTCAGGCATCCTTTTTTTTCTTATATATGGTAGGCTGAAAGAAAAGGATGTGAGCACATGGCAGCTGTACATAATTCATTAGAGAAGAAACTGATTGAAGCAAGGCGTACATTGCATCAATATCCTGAGTTATCACATGAGGAATACAAAACGACAGAACGTAGGAGAGTAGCTATGGAAATCAAGGAACTCACAGAAATCAGCGAATTTAGAGAAGAACTTGCAATCTTATTTCAAACAGTAGTTGCTGACGGCGCATCCATGAACTATTTGCACCCAATGAGTAAAGAAACGGCATTATCGTATTGGGATTCTGTTCTCTCAGAACAAGTACGGCTTTATATTGGGTTACTTGATGGCGAAATTGCAGGGACTGTTCAGCTGCATTACAGCGATAAGGAAAATGGCCGACATCGTGCAGAAGTAGCTAAATTGATGACCAGTACAAAAGCCAGAAGGAAAGGCGTTGCCAGAAAACTGCTTCAGCATGCCGAGCAAGCAGCAAAGTCAGATGGCAAAACATTGCTCTTGCTTGATACGGAAAAAGAAGGACCAGCCAATTTGCTTTATCAGTCTGAAGGGTATGTATTGTTTGGAGAAGTGCCGGATTTTGCGCAGGATGCATTTGGCACATTTCTAGCTGGTAATTTTTATTACAAGTTAATAGGATGATTCATTATTTGAGCTTTTTCTAACTTCGATTAACTTAATTATTATCATCTTGCGTCAGCATGTCTAGCTTTATATACCTGGTCGAACGCTATCCGTCATACAATTTAAGAGATTAAATAATAGTGCTGCCTTTTGGCAGCTTTTTTACTTCTTTCCTGCCCACATATTAATGAGTCGCCTACGCTTTGAGATGATTCAACACGGATTAGAACAGGGTTTAACATATGATAATACAATTCGCTTAATTCAACTTTTGAAAAATTAGATAAACCTGTTCATTCTTATATATAGAAAGGCTGTACACTACATCGGTGTACAGCCTTTTTTCTAGATTCTTTTCTGTCATATCTTAAAGAAAATTCGAGAAATACTTTCTTAATCTTTTTCAACCATTGTTTTGTTAACATATATTAAGATAATTAAATTTAATATAAGCATAATTTCGAGTGCAGTTGCACTCCATGACCACGAAAGAGTGAAAGGCACAATGATTAAAACAGCACCAGTAATTAAATAAAAAGAACTTACAAGATTAATAAATTTTTGCCTTTTTTTGCGTATAAGCTGCTGATTATATCCTCTTAGAAGATGTAATTTTTTTTTGACTGCAACTAGATAAGCTACAACAATAAATGCAATACCGAGTAATCCAGATATTATTTGAATTTGCATATAATCACCTCATGTATTATACGTTTAAGTATATGCAAGGATTCTAAAAAAAATAGGAGAATACTTGCTTATCTCTTTAATAAAACGTAACCAATTAACAGTCGCCTAATGGGGTTGCTACGGCTTTAATATCAAGGTACACGGAAGCTGCTATAAAACTGTTAGAAGTAAGATGATGTATATACATCAATTAACTATTCTTGATCTCTATCTTGTAGCGTTCTTTAGCCTTTCCTTTTATTATGGAATTTCCTAAAAGATCTCCTATTCCTTATATTCAGATGGTTTTATTGTAACGGAGTAAATCTTCGACCATATCCATTTGGAGTTTTTCAGTGACATCGCTTCAGCGCATGCCTTTTCGTCAACTTATTTTGTTTTCACATTTACTCATCTTTTTATCTAGCAAGTCATACTGCTATTCCTCTCGATCAGAAAGCTTATAAAATAACGATAATGCAACTAATTTAGGAAAAGTATTATAAAATTAGCACACTTATTTTTGTCTTAGATAACGAGTAATATCTGCTTTTCTTTTATCTAATACATAAGATTATCATTAATATTTTTTATATATTTTTTTGAGTATTGATGATGTCAAATAGTTCTTTCAGTATTTGTTGATAAGCTAACTGTGAGGAGGATAGTATCTGTAATTGACGAATAGCTCCTTCACAGACACCCCATCTTATATATGAACTTTGAGTTTCTTCAAATATAAAACTCATTAATTCTTTTTCCTCTTGTGAAAATTCATCACAATCTATCATGTTGTCGAGTAATCTTCTTATTTCTCTAATAGCTGATTCTTGATCGTCCACTGAATTAGGCGATTTATACGGAAATAGAATTTGATTAGTTTGCTTTGTAATTTCAATGTTATTTTCTAAACGTAATATATTGTAATCTAAGATATCAGAGCTATTTATATTCAGCTTTATTTGGTCGGAATATCTAAACTGATAACCTAACCCCCCAATAAAATGAGTGGATAAATCCATTGCGCTTTTCTCGATTTCTTTTCCATAAACGTCTATTAGGCGTTTTGCAAGCCAATTTAGTTCTTTATAATGGCTTTCTTTCATGTAATTTTGTAATTCCTCATCATTTTCACCTAAAGAGATATTATATAACTCTGAGATTTTCTCAGTCCCATAAATTGAGTGCTTCACGCGAAGCTGAGAATAAAATAGCTGCTTATCATATAGACTTCCGTCGAGTAGCAACATATTTTGTTGTTCATCAACTTTTTCGTCAACTTTTTGAATAATATAAAGAATTAATTGTGATTTCGTAGAGAAGTAATTATAAAATGTTCCTTTGGAAACTTTGGCTTGTTCCAAGATATCCTGGATTGCAGTATCGTGATAGCCTTTTGTTCGAAATAACTGTTTAGCCACTTCAATAATTTTTTCTTTTTTACCCATAAATTTCTAACTCCTTAAAATATTATTGACATCATCATAATACCAAATTATCATAAAAATAAACTGAAGTACAGAAAAATATACCTACGTTCAATAGGTGTGGAAGGATATCAAATGAACATACCGGAGGTTTAATATCTTTAACAAGAATTATTAACAGACCCCAAATAAGAATCCTGTCTGTAAAACAAAGAGGTGATAAAATGAGTGTTATAATTGAACAATTTACAAGGGCTACCAACTCTCATTATGAATTGCTATTAGATGCTGATCCATCGAGGAAGATGGTCGACTCGTATCTTTCTAAAAGCCATTGTATAGAAGCTAAGGTGGGGCTACAAGTTATCGGAGTTATTATTCTTATGCCTACACGACCTGACACACTAGAGATAGTTAATATAGCTGTGAACAAAGATTTTCAAAATCAAGGAATCGGAAGATTATTAATTGAATACGCTCTTGAATATGCCAGAGAACATAAATTTAAAACTGTAGAAATTGGTACTGGAAGTACAAGTCTTGGATCACTATACTTATATCAGAAATGTGGTTTTAGAATGACTCATATAGATAGAGATTATTTTTCAAGACATTATGACGAAAAAATTATCGAAAACAAAATTGTATTAAGAGATATGGTGAGAATGTCACAAGATGTATGTTAATTGCATGTAGAAAGCCCTCATGAATAACGATGAGGGCTTTTATCTTTTAATTATTTAGGAAACTTAAAACTCGTTTATTAACCTGCACAGGCTTTTCCATCGACATCAGATGACCTACTCCTTTTATTATTTCTATCGTAATATGGGGAGATGAGTTCTTAGCACGATTAAAAGCTTCCAAAGGATCATACATTACTTCTTTTTCTCCCAATAACAGTAGAAGTTGAGTTTGAATTTGAGCTAATTCGTCATCCGTGAATATATAAGGAAATGCTTGTCTTACTTTTTGTGTAGAAGACTCAGTGTTCCACTGCATTCCATCTATTAATTGTTGTTGTATAAGAGAATTAACAGTATGACGGTCATTGAAAATCCATTTTAGAAAGTTTTTAACCCCTACTTCGTTACTAATCAACCCCATAGCGTAAGAATAGAATTCCCGATTGAGAGGAATGTAAGTAGCAGCTGGACTCATAATAACAGCTTTGTTTACCTTATGAGGGAAAAAGGTCAAGAAATTAACCGTATGTAAAGCTCCATAGGATAAACCTACAATATTTGTTTTATCAATCTGCAGAGATTCTAACAATTCGTTTAACCAAGTAGCATAACTTAATCGATTTGAAAATTGTTTTTCTAAATTGCTTTTATTCTTATCTCCTAAGATATCAACACAAATGACTCTATATTGTTTACTCCATTCTGCCACATTCGGATACCACATTGTCGAACTCATTTTAGCTCCATGCAAAAGGAGTAGGGGTGGAGACAATAAATCTCCACTTTCAATTATATATGTGTTTCCATAAGAAGTTTCTAAAAAATACGAGGAAAATTGTGTTGGCCATAGCGCGTTTAATACTCTATCGTAAGATTGAAAATACATACTTTTTGGATCGTTTGACTTTAAATGATTCATTATTAGAGTTCCTCCATCTTTGCATAATACTCTTACTTAATTTTTAATTCTTGAAATCTTTTTAGGTTATATTCTGGTATTTTACACGCCAGTTTAAAAAAACTTTCCATATCTCGATATTGATTAATAATATGGAGATATGCTTCTTCTAATTATTCTTCCCTAGCCTCTAAAATAGGTTTTATATGTTCTGGTGGATCACGAAATAAGCTTATCCACTGGATGAACTTTTCTTTCTTTTTCATTGGAACAGCAATTAACTGCTTAGAAAAAAGATAGTCGTCCATTACTATCTTGTAAGGAACTCCGGCATACAACTGGATAACAGCTGATATAAAACCAGTACGGTCTTTTCCTCTCGTACAATGGATGAGTGCCGGCAAGTTTCTTTGATTTGAAAAAAACATAATAATCTGTTTTATTTCTTCGGATATTTCACTAGCCATGTGTTTATACATATCTTTCATAATTTCTTCAAAATTAATAGAATTAGACTTTGTAACTAGAAATTTAAAGAACTCAAGAAGTGTAAATTCTCTACTTTTATCGTGAATAGATATATTTAATACTTGTACCTTCGTATTACTTTGAAGGCGGTAATATTAGACTTCTGTTCATTCAGGGTCCTTAAGTCACAGATAGAGTTTATATTCAATTGATTGAACTTTTTGAAATCTTTTTTAGATAGTCGCGATAATTCTCCAGATCGGAATAATATACCTGTTTTCATCATACGCCCATTTTTGGTTGGAAGCCCGCCAATATCTCTGAAATTATATAACTTTTCGAATTTATAGATGTCTTTTCTATCTGGCATATCATTTCTCCCTAATTACTTTAGAGGGTTTTTAATAGGGAGGATTAATCATTTAATTGGATTATTGTTTATTTAGCTTCTTTTGATGGAGAAGCTATAAAAAGACACAATATAAATGCAATGGATATTAGAATGAAACCGGACATAAAAGCATTATTAAGTCCATTCAACAACGGAGTCAATGAAGTGTCTTCATAATGGTTTGAATATCTAGTCACAGTAGCCGACATAACCCCCACCATTACTGCCGATCCTAGAGAAGCAAACACTTGTCGAACAGTATTATTAATTGCAGAGCCGTGACTTATCAAATCATTAGACAGTGCATTTATTCCCGCTGTGGCCAAAGGCATCATGACAAATCCCATGCCTAGCATTCTTAATGAATAAAGACAAACAATCCACCAAGTAGCTGTATCCTTAGTGAGGAATAAGAAAGGAAAAGTTGCTACAGCTAGAATGAACATGCCAATCATTGATATTTTTTTAACACCATACTTATCGAATAATTTACCTGATATTGGTGAAATAATACCCAGCAAAATTGCCCCAGGAAGTAATATCAGACCTGATTGAAGTGCTGACAACTTTTTTAAAGTCTGTGTATAAATAGGTAAGAGAATTTCAAATCCAATCATTGTCATAAAAATAATAGCGACGATAATTGTAGAAAACGTAAAAATTTTACTTTTAAATACTCTTAACTCTAAAAAGGGTTGTGTTAGTTTAGATTGTCGATGGGAAAATAAGATTATGATAATAATGCCAGCTACGCAAGAGAACCATGTGATTTTATTTTGCCACCCTATATTACCTGCAACACTAATCCCATAGAGAAGTAAACCTAAACCTAAGCTACTAAGCATAATAGAAAGTAAATCAATCTTCGGTTTATTTAAATTAATGACGTTTCTCATATAGAAACATGCAAGCAACATATTAACCATGGTAATTGGAAGAATTATATAAAATAAGTATCGCCAATTAAAATAATCAACAATCCATCCAGATACAGTGGGAGCAATAGCGGGAGCAAACGCTATAACAACTCCTACTAACCCCATAGCTTCTCCTCGCCGTTCAACAGGATAGACCAAAAACATTAATGTCTGCATTAAAGGAATCATTAATCCTGAACCTATGGCTTGAATGATGCGTCCTATAAGTAACGTGTTATATGTAGTACTGAGTGCACAAATTACAGTTCCTATTGCAAAGCTAACCATTGCTACCATAAATAATTTTCTATTATTTATGGTATTTAACAAGAATGCTGAAGTGGGAATCATTATGCCGCTGATCAACATAAATGCAGTGATAAGCCATTGTGCATTAATAGCACTGATGTCTAAATCATCCATTATCTTTGGAAGAGCCGTGACTAATAATGTTTGATTTATAATGGTTAGAAAAGTACCAACCATTATAACGAGTACAAATCCTGCTCGATTGAATTGATTTCCGTAAATGTCGATTGGGTGCGTTCTAATTTTTGTCACTTCTCTTGTCTTCCTCTCACATTAAATTGAACTATAGTTCATTTTTATGAACTCTAGTTCAATTCCATGATAGAATTGAATAATAAAGATGTCAATATCATTTTTTGGGACCAGTTGATGAAACGTCCTTCATTATAATGAATTATCTTCATATCTTAATTAGGAAAGAGAGTGAGAAGCTAGAAAGATGTTAGGTGATGTACAACAATATATTCACTGGTAAAATATGATTTTTTGGTATAGAAGGCGAGAATGAGTAAATGTCTGTCATTCAACTGAACAAGTTAACCAAAAAATATAAAAATGTAATGGTGGTCAATCATCTTGAATTTTCAGTTGAAAAAGGGGAGTTTTTTGCTTTTTGGGCGAAAATGGTAATTGATTCCTGCGTAATTTTTATGATGCTTTTTTAATCGACTTTAAGGAGATCTGATGTCTGAAACAGGGACGGAAGGAGACCAATTCTACACATGGGAAGGCGAAGGTGATTTTGGCGCGAATGCCAACATTACCTTTCAAGGAAACCCTGCTGTCGTACAATCAAAAGCACAGGTGGGATTAGAATAAAAGAGGTGCCTTTAGGCATATATAAAAAAGACCCTTTTCATAGAAAAGGGTCTTTTCAAATTACTTATCCTTTGTTAAATCATAGCTTGTACTAAT
Coding sequences within it:
- the carB gene encoding carbamoyl-phosphate synthase large subunit, which translates into the protein MPKRTDIQKILVIGSGPIVIGQAAEFDYSGTQACQALREEGYTVILANSNPATIMTDHTVADTVYMEPLTVEFLSKIIRKEQPDALLPTLGGQTGLNLAVALDNSGILKEFGVELLGTSLEAIQQAEDREQFRDLMHQLGEPVPESQIVTTVEGAVAFSEEIGFPLIVRPAYTLGGTGGGMCYNLEELKQITKNGLALSPVTQCLIERNIAGFKEIEYEVMRDKNDQAIVVCNMENVDPVGIHTGDSIVIAPSQTLSDREYQLLRNASIKIIKALQIEGGCNVQLALDPHSFNYYIIEVNPRVSRSSALASKATGYPIAKMAAKIAVGLTLDEIKNPVTGTTYAYFEPALDYVVAKLPRFPFDKFVSGNRKLGTQMKATGEVMAIGRNVEEALLKGVRSLDNKANGLASISLDYMSNDEMEHRLVKADDERLFVLAEAFRRGYTIEQLHELTKIDRFFLWKIEALIEMESSLLEQPWELELLKEVKQKGFSDREIAHWWNTTEDKVYEFRTENDLQPVYKMVDTCAAEFESQTPYFYSTYEEENESIASEKEKVIVLGSGPIRIGQGIEFDYATVHSVLAIREAGYEAIIINSNPETVSTDFSVSDKLYFEPLTLEDVMHVVNLENPLGVIVQFGGQTAINLAEGLERRGVKVLGTSLQAIDTAEDRDKFEKLLDELKIAKPDGASITKLEDAAATAEKIGYPVLVRPSYVIGGSNMEIVYNDEELQNYMEKRVHVRHDHPVLIDQYLTGIEVEVDAISDGETTIIPGIMEHIERAGVHSGDSIAVYPTQTITEECRQQCIDATMQIAKALGVKGLINIQFVIHQNKAYVLEVNPRASRTIPFLSKITHVTMANIATKAILGKKLADMGYVSGLLPEPEDVYVKVPVFSFEKLRSVDTLLGPEMKSTGEAIGHDRTLEKALYKGLLASGLSLPQEGAILLTVADKDKEEAMEIAKLFYALGFQLYATEGTSAAVEEAGLPVTTVGKVGASEQNVISIIENGEVQFVVNTLTSGKQPRSDGFLIRREAVEHGIACLTSLDTAKAIATIIESMTFTAKPVVAGGMPS
- a CDS encoding dihydroorotate dehydrogenase electron transfer subunit is translated as MIHEHLEIISRETIAKDTVEMTFKGKMAQENILPGQFLHLLVGEGSNHMLRRPISIAGVDKQDSTITIIFKLLGEGTNTLAKAEPGDKLDALGPCGQGYPVDDLQMEQALLVGGGIGVPPLYYLAKRLHEKGIQVTMVAGFQNKQQVFYEEAFRKLGDYYLATDDGSAGEKGFVTDIIKKEEFSFDQFFTCGPTGMLKAVSIQLEEEEGFISIEQRMGCGIGACFACVVPAPDSESGYKKICKDGPVFRAKEVVLA
- a CDS encoding dihydroorotate dehydrogenase gives rise to the protein MNLNVNLPGLDMKNPILPASGCFGFGKEYAELYDLNLLGAITIKAATGSARYGNSTPRVAETTAGMLNAIGLQNPGVDQIMEKELPFLADFNTPIIANVAGSTVEEYVEVARKISKHSVIKAIELNISCPNVKEGGVQFGTDPELAKLVTAAVKEVSNVPVYVKLSPNVTEITVIARAVEEGGADGLSLINTLTGMQINLAGRKPLLANKIGGLSGPAVKPVAIRMVYQIRQMTNLPIIGMGGVTTAEDVLEFLLAGASAVAVGTANFQNPFVCPEIIQNLPDVLQKYGFASAEDAIGKGHEHADSNLSRA
- the pyrF gene encoding orotidine-5'-phosphate decarboxylase yields the protein MQTPIYLALDFPTGEEALHFLDRHSLTEVPVKVGMELFYREGPSIIHRLKENKHPIFLDLKLHDIPNTVKSAMRNLAGLDVDILNVHALGGAKMIEDAKEGLLQGAKNAVPKLIAVTMLTSMDEDTVQTDLKQSMELAAYALHLAELSKAAGADGVVCSPHEATSIKAACGTDFLTVTPGIRLAGSDRNDQHRIATPAGARKMQADYLVIGRSVTAASNPKQAYEQVIEEWKNYDNYN
- the pyrE gene encoding orotate phosphoribosyltransferase, which codes for MTTTTNIAEALLSIDAIQIDPAKSFVWASGIHSPIYCDNRLTLGHPEVRTAIARQFQEKLAELPETDIIAGCATGGIPHAAWLADKAALPMIYVRSSKKGHGKGNQIEGADVAGKHVVVIEDLISTGGSVINTVQALQDAGAIVTKVLAIFSYNLKKADDNFTAIDVPFETLTNFDSLVDILVEKERITSMEKQELLAWRNTL
- a CDS encoding GNAT family N-acetyltransferase, which produces MAAVHNSLEKKLIEARRTLHQYPELSHEEYKTTERRRVAMEIKELTEISEFREELAILFQTVVADGASMNYLHPMSKETALSYWDSVLSEQVRLYIGLLDGEIAGTVQLHYSDKENGRHRAEVAKLMTSTKARRKGVARKLLQHAEQAAKSDGKTLLLLDTEKEGPANLLYQSEGYVLFGEVPDFAQDAFGTFLAGNFYYKLIG
- a CDS encoding TetR/AcrR family transcriptional regulator, whose amino-acid sequence is MGKKEKIIEVAKQLFRTKGYHDTAIQDILEQAKVSKGTFYNYFSTKSQLILYIIQKVDEKVDEQQNMLLLDGSLYDKQLFYSQLRVKHSIYGTEKISELYNISLGENDEELQNYMKESHYKELNWLAKRLIDVYGKEIEKSAMDLSTHFIGGLGYQFRYSDQIKLNINSSDILDYNILRLENNIEITKQTNQILFPYKSPNSVDDQESAIREIRRLLDNMIDCDEFSQEEKELMSFIFEETQSSYIRWGVCEGAIRQLQILSSSQLAYQQILKELFDIINTQKNI
- a CDS encoding GNAT family N-acetyltransferase, which gives rise to MSVIIEQFTRATNSHYELLLDADPSRKMVDSYLSKSHCIEAKVGLQVIGVIILMPTRPDTLEIVNIAVNKDFQNQGIGRLLIEYALEYAREHKFKTVEIGTGSTSLGSLYLYQKCGFRMTHIDRDYFSRHYDEKIIENKIVLRDMVRMSQDVC